In Planctomycetia bacterium, the following proteins share a genomic window:
- a CDS encoding arginine repressor: MDAKHERWEAIRGIVRELGVGTQADLRKALRARGIVVNQSTLSRDLLEMGIRKAGGSYVFQQAEADSGPDLVDLSGVVLGFTICGPNLIVIRTATGQAQGVASLIDQHAEPVILATIAGDDAIFVATKTRRTQVVALRRLEQWFGDKHER, encoded by the coding sequence ATGGATGCGAAACACGAACGATGGGAGGCGATTCGCGGAATCGTTCGGGAGTTGGGTGTCGGCACGCAGGCAGACCTGCGCAAGGCCCTGCGGGCGCGCGGCATTGTGGTGAACCAATCGACGCTGAGTCGCGACCTCCTGGAGATGGGCATTCGCAAGGCCGGTGGAAGTTACGTCTTCCAGCAGGCCGAGGCCGACTCGGGGCCTGATCTCGTTGATCTGTCCGGTGTGGTGCTGGGCTTCACGATTTGCGGTCCGAATTTGATCGTCATTCGGACGGCGACGGGTCAGGCCCAGGGCGTGGCGTCGCTGATCGATCAGCACGCGGAGCCTGTGATACTGGCAACGATTGCCGGGGACGATGCGATTTTCGTGGCAACCAAGACGCGGCGAACTCAGGTCGTCGCACTGCGGCGACTGGAACAATGGTTTGGAGACAAGCATGAGCGATAG
- the proB gene encoding glutamate 5-kinase, with translation MESPVSGRRQLGKIRRVVVKVGSAVIAGKGRLRPKVIADIAHDVMVLRHQGYEVIMVVSGAVAAGYAPMGLASPPEDVVERQAAASVGQHRLMGVMAKAFKRHRIHVAQLLMTAEDIENRRRFLSARHTIQKLVDGGIVPIINENDALSDDENKVGDNDHLSALVTGLVSAELLVILSIAKGLHANGGNGDVIPQVDVGSAVDEHIGHDTSTTGVGGMHAKVSAAHLASHWGVPTIVAHGLEPGILPRLLQGEPLGTVFVPRERKLNARKQWIAMRSRSLGSLTLDAGAKAAVIERGASLLPSGVRHVEGDFSMGARVDLRDEEGHVFAVGLVSYSSHEVRRIQGRKHAEVKDILGYEYIKEIINRDDLVIFRE, from the coding sequence ATGGAATCGCCCGTAAGTGGGAGACGTCAGCTTGGAAAAATTCGACGCGTCGTCGTCAAGGTCGGCAGCGCCGTCATCGCCGGCAAAGGGCGACTTCGCCCCAAGGTGATCGCCGACATCGCCCATGATGTGATGGTCCTGCGCCATCAGGGCTACGAAGTGATCATGGTCGTTTCGGGGGCCGTCGCCGCGGGATATGCCCCGATGGGCTTGGCCTCGCCGCCGGAGGACGTCGTTGAGCGACAGGCTGCGGCGTCGGTCGGACAGCATCGGCTCATGGGCGTCATGGCGAAGGCGTTTAAGCGGCATCGCATTCACGTCGCGCAGCTCTTGATGACCGCCGAAGATATTGAAAACCGCCGCCGCTTTCTTTCCGCGCGGCACACGATTCAGAAGCTTGTCGATGGCGGAATCGTCCCGATCATCAACGAAAACGACGCCCTTTCCGACGACGAGAACAAGGTCGGCGACAACGACCATTTGTCCGCGCTCGTGACCGGCCTCGTGTCCGCTGAGCTGCTGGTCATCCTGAGCATTGCCAAGGGCCTTCATGCGAACGGCGGCAACGGCGACGTGATCCCGCAGGTGGATGTCGGCTCGGCGGTTGACGAGCACATCGGCCATGACACGAGCACAACCGGCGTCGGGGGGATGCACGCGAAAGTTTCCGCGGCACATCTCGCCAGCCACTGGGGCGTGCCGACGATTGTCGCACACGGTCTGGAGCCCGGTATTTTGCCGCGGCTGCTGCAGGGCGAGCCGCTGGGAACAGTATTCGTCCCGCGCGAGCGAAAGCTCAACGCGCGCAAGCAGTGGATCGCCATGCGTTCTCGCTCCCTGGGATCGTTGACGCTCGACGCCGGGGCCAAGGCGGCAGTGATCGAGCGCGGCGCGAGCCTTCTGCCATCGGGAGTCCGCCATGTCGAGGGAGATTTCTCCATGGGGGCGCGGGTGGACCTCCGTGATGAGGAAGGGCACGTCTTCGCCGTCGGCCTTGTGTCGTACTCGTCACATGAAGTGCGCCGGATTCAGGGGCGCAAGCACGCGGAGGTCAAGGACATCCTTGGTTATGAGTACATCAAAGAGATCATCAACCGCGACGACCTGGTGATCTTCAGGGAATAG
- the argH gene encoding argininosuccinate lyase, with protein MAALWKQEQTLHPTFASINRCLEADWFLLPYELRLQRAHAVALTVAGILSQREQAAIDSALTDIERKFDHAPCPDSDAEDLHTWVEQQLTAQAGDAGRKIHTARSRNDQVATLLKMFVIDAGKRLASDSRLLVEAMCERAVEWSEMIFPLQTHAQFAAPGNVGFWALRYAASMDRIRRHAGFLVSEWAEFCPLGSGAVAGSSIPIDRHIQAKELGFVRPSRNALESTSCRDEIVEWLAVAAQTALHLQALATDIIMFSQTPLGWTVYPKEFATGSSMMPNKSNPDAMELLRGEACMVQAAHSQAILTLKGLPSGYNRDLQCLKPIVHQAAARLAMLMEMTIAFCRGMQFSAERLAASCKQGGIGATLRMEAKVAEGIPLREAHHGVAEELKSAAGNADADVWADRADLYQTIGGASPAETRRMAGEILGEVRGLKS; from the coding sequence ATGGCAGCGCTTTGGAAACAGGAGCAGACTCTTCATCCTACCTTTGCATCGATCAACCGCTGCCTCGAAGCGGACTGGTTTCTGTTGCCGTATGAATTGAGACTCCAGCGTGCCCATGCCGTTGCACTAACCGTCGCTGGAATCCTTTCGCAGCGCGAGCAGGCGGCCATCGACTCGGCGCTTACGGACATCGAGCGAAAGTTCGACCATGCTCCGTGTCCCGACTCCGACGCGGAGGATCTGCATACTTGGGTTGAGCAGCAGCTCACTGCCCAGGCAGGGGATGCCGGGCGAAAGATTCACACGGCCCGGTCGCGCAACGATCAGGTGGCGACCCTGCTGAAGATGTTCGTCATCGACGCAGGTAAGCGGCTCGCGTCGGATTCGCGTTTGCTGGTCGAGGCGATGTGTGAGCGAGCCGTCGAGTGGAGCGAGATGATATTTCCGTTGCAGACCCACGCGCAATTCGCCGCGCCCGGGAACGTCGGCTTTTGGGCCTTGCGGTACGCCGCTTCGATGGACCGCATTCGGCGACATGCGGGCTTTCTGGTCAGCGAGTGGGCGGAATTCTGCCCGCTGGGGAGTGGGGCGGTGGCCGGCTCGTCGATTCCGATCGACCGCCACATTCAGGCGAAGGAACTGGGGTTTGTCCGGCCGTCCCGTAATGCGCTGGAATCGACGTCGTGCCGCGATGAGATTGTGGAATGGCTGGCGGTGGCGGCGCAGACGGCTCTTCATCTTCAGGCGTTGGCGACGGACATCATCATGTTTTCTCAGACGCCGCTTGGCTGGACGGTGTATCCGAAGGAATTCGCCACAGGCTCCTCGATGATGCCGAACAAATCGAATCCCGACGCGATGGAGCTTTTGCGCGGCGAGGCCTGCATGGTGCAGGCGGCCCATTCCCAGGCCATTTTGACGCTGAAGGGGCTGCCCAGTGGTTACAATAGAGACCTGCAGTGTCTCAAGCCGATCGTGCATCAGGCGGCAGCGAGGCTGGCGATGCTGATGGAGATGACGATCGCCTTCTGCCGGGGGATGCAATTTAGTGCCGAGCGCCTGGCAGCATCCTGCAAACAGGGAGGGATTGGGGCGACCTTGCGCATGGAAGCAAAGGTTGCCGAGGGAATACCGCTTCGAGAGGCCCATCACGGCGTGGCGGAAGAGTTGAAGTCCGCTGCCGGCAACGCCGACGCCGACGTGTGGGCGGATCGGGCCGACTTGTACCAGACGATCGGCGGCGCGTCGCCGGCCGAGACGCGAAGGATGGCTGGGGAGATATTGGGGGAAGTCAGAGGGCTCAAGAGTTGA
- a CDS encoding argininosuccinate synthase: MSDSKKCVLAYSGGLDTTTIVIWLRERGYDVHAVLVDVGQQEDMEALCEKALRHGAKSAIIRDAKPAMFESVIPLAIGLGATYEGNYRLGTALARPFIALEQVRLAKALGEATLVHGATGKGNDQIRFEYAYHSLAPECPILAPWKCWELSGRADMIAYLHAHGVKDDFSVTKDYSLDENLWHLSVEGSELEDPAALVDVNKVLRAVSGRFSGGPSAETAPQQVRVGFDRGVPVSIDGLPVSLPQIVARLNRTYRSAAWAWDMVIENRFTGIKSRGLYINPAAKLLHVAVDALARCTLNKPTYDAYCELGRQFGTMMYRGEYFSDQRALLQASAGAVMAHLTGEVTVQLTPTTHVSKIDAPAAIFRKDLATFEQSDFSHQDAAGFVKLSWLSQVGPRCVEDADGSALETGADSSSYLCIDQPLPRSGLVSVAV; encoded by the coding sequence ATGAGCGATAGCAAGAAGTGCGTCCTGGCTTACTCAGGCGGGCTGGATACGACCACGATCGTCATATGGCTTCGCGAACGCGGCTACGACGTTCACGCGGTGCTCGTCGACGTGGGTCAACAGGAAGACATGGAGGCGCTTTGCGAGAAGGCGCTTCGTCACGGTGCGAAGTCGGCGATCATTCGCGATGCGAAGCCGGCCATGTTCGAGTCCGTCATTCCGCTGGCCATTGGACTTGGCGCCACTTACGAAGGCAACTATCGCCTTGGCACGGCGCTGGCCCGTCCGTTCATCGCCCTGGAGCAAGTGCGACTGGCCAAGGCCCTCGGCGAGGCGACGCTGGTTCACGGCGCTACGGGAAAAGGCAACGATCAGATCCGCTTTGAATATGCCTATCACTCCCTTGCGCCGGAGTGCCCGATCCTGGCGCCGTGGAAGTGCTGGGAACTTTCCGGACGCGCGGACATGATCGCCTACCTTCACGCGCACGGCGTGAAGGATGACTTCTCGGTCACCAAGGACTACAGCCTCGATGAGAACCTTTGGCACCTGAGCGTCGAGGGAAGCGAGCTTGAGGATCCCGCCGCACTCGTTGATGTGAACAAGGTGCTTCGCGCCGTGAGCGGCAGGTTCTCGGGCGGCCCCTCTGCCGAAACGGCCCCGCAGCAGGTTCGCGTCGGATTCGACCGGGGAGTTCCCGTCAGCATTGATGGTCTGCCGGTCAGCCTGCCGCAGATTGTGGCCCGGCTGAATCGTACGTACCGCAGCGCTGCCTGGGCGTGGGACATGGTCATTGAGAACCGCTTCACCGGCATCAAATCGCGCGGGCTATACATCAACCCCGCGGCGAAGCTGCTGCATGTCGCGGTCGACGCCCTGGCTCGATGCACGCTGAACAAGCCGACCTACGACGCTTACTGCGAACTGGGCCGTCAGTTTGGTACGATGATGTATCGGGGAGAGTACTTCTCGGATCAGCGCGCGCTGCTCCAGGCTTCGGCTGGCGCGGTGATGGCCCATCTGACGGGCGAGGTCACGGTTCAGCTCACGCCGACGACTCATGTTTCGAAGATCGACGCACCCGCAGCGATTTTTCGCAAGGACCTGGCGACGTTCGAGCAAAGCGACTTTTCCCATCAGGATGCGGCGGGCTTTGTCAAGCTGAGCTGGCTGTCGCAGGTGGGCCCGCGATGCGTGGAGGATGCCGATGGCAGCGCTTTGGAAACAGGAGCAGACTCTTCATCCTACCTTTGCATCGATCAACCGCTGCCTCGAAGCGGACTGGTTTCTGTTGCCGTATGA
- the rpoN gene encoding RNA polymerase factor sigma-54, which produces MSQYLSMIPSQQMRLEQRLSPQLVQSMEILQLPLLALEARVREEMEMNPVLEEPETEPTSPTEDVREEPPTSEKSQAEAESFERLDQLGREYEFDPGDLPYSRGAGNGDGERNAKMDAMANTASRGEGLRELMVRQWALIDCDPATRTAGEAIIDWMDEDGYLRREVEHHAPGDNGDGVETTPLIIRRTDEERRRLLEEIALSRTPPLEIDAMESALCVVQTLEPIGVASRDLTECLLIQLAAKNETDPFYAELVSNHLSDLGKNQYPQVAKATGRSIEDIKAALLVIGKLNHHPGLLVQPNDVPRISPDILIDYSDDGDGYTVRLARGNTQRLRISAQYREMLQDKMLDKETRAFIKQRVESAGVLIDAIQYRRDRLLEIAKVLVDRQREFFDFGPQFMKVLRMRDLAEEFGCDPSTISRTVDGKYVQTPRGLFPVRQFFSGGTTDSTGETVSWNSIKAKVKEIIDGEDKSNPLTDDEIMKLVNAQTTVPIARRTVAKYRSQLGIPSQRERKAY; this is translated from the coding sequence ATGTCTCAATATCTCTCCATGATACCCTCGCAGCAAATGCGACTGGAACAGCGGCTCAGTCCGCAGCTTGTTCAGTCCATGGAGATTCTGCAGCTTCCACTCCTCGCGCTGGAGGCTCGCGTGCGCGAAGAAATGGAAATGAACCCCGTTCTGGAAGAACCGGAAACGGAACCCACCTCCCCGACGGAAGACGTTCGCGAGGAGCCCCCCACGTCCGAGAAAAGCCAGGCCGAGGCCGAAAGCTTTGAGCGACTAGATCAACTTGGCCGGGAATACGAATTCGACCCCGGCGACCTCCCGTATAGCCGAGGCGCAGGCAACGGCGATGGCGAGCGCAACGCCAAAATGGATGCCATGGCCAACACCGCCTCGCGCGGCGAAGGCCTTCGCGAACTGATGGTCCGCCAATGGGCCCTGATCGATTGCGATCCCGCCACTCGCACGGCAGGCGAAGCCATCATCGACTGGATGGACGAGGACGGCTATCTCCGACGCGAAGTCGAGCATCACGCCCCCGGCGACAACGGCGACGGCGTCGAGACGACTCCCCTCATCATTCGCAGGACCGACGAGGAGCGGCGGCGGTTGCTTGAGGAGATCGCCCTGTCGCGTACGCCTCCACTGGAGATTGACGCCATGGAGTCCGCGCTCTGCGTCGTCCAGACATTGGAGCCGATCGGCGTGGCCTCAAGGGATCTGACCGAGTGCCTGCTGATTCAGCTCGCCGCCAAGAATGAAACAGATCCCTTTTACGCCGAACTGGTCAGCAATCACCTCAGCGATCTCGGAAAAAACCAGTATCCTCAGGTCGCCAAGGCCACCGGCCGCTCCATCGAAGACATCAAGGCGGCCCTGCTGGTCATCGGAAAGTTGAATCACCATCCCGGCCTGCTCGTTCAGCCGAATGACGTCCCGCGAATCTCGCCGGACATTCTCATCGACTACTCCGATGACGGGGACGGCTACACGGTTCGCCTCGCGCGCGGCAATACTCAGCGCCTGCGAATCTCCGCTCAGTATCGAGAGATGCTCCAGGACAAGATGCTCGACAAAGAGACCCGCGCCTTCATCAAACAGCGCGTCGAGTCCGCCGGCGTCCTGATCGACGCCATCCAATACCGCCGCGACCGGCTGCTGGAAATCGCCAAGGTCCTGGTGGACCGACAGCGCGAGTTCTTCGACTTCGGGCCGCAGTTCATGAAGGTCCTGCGCATGCGCGACCTCGCCGAGGAGTTCGGCTGCGACCCCTCCACCATCAGCCGCACCGTGGACGGTAAATACGTCCAGACGCCGCGCGGCCTCTTCCCGGTTCGACAGTTCTTCTCCGGCGGGACCACCGACTCGACCGGCGAGACCGTCAGTTGGAACAGCATCAAAGCCAAGGTCAAGGAAATCATCGACGGCGAGGACAAATCCAACCCGCTCACCGACGACGAGATCATGAAACTCGTCAACGCACAGACCACCGTACCGATCGCCCGTCGAACCGTCGCCAAATACCGCTCCCAGCTCGGCATTCCCTCGCAGCGCGAGCGCAAGGCCTACTGA
- a CDS encoding YfcE family phosphodiesterase: MLIGIMSDSHGDAAATARAIKTLTDRGAEYFIHCGDICGDNVLAELAGRPCTFVWGNCDDPTPLVKKYVQSLGLPWPQQPVRIELAGKTIAVYHGHERGFAVATEIDHDFDYLFHGHTHKRADRRVGECRIINPGALYRANPRTCALLNLVTDKLDFLKLDEA, encoded by the coding sequence ATGCTCATCGGAATCATGTCGGACAGCCACGGCGACGCCGCCGCCACCGCCCGGGCGATCAAGACCTTGACCGATCGCGGAGCCGAGTACTTCATTCACTGCGGCGATATCTGCGGTGACAACGTCCTCGCCGAGTTGGCCGGCCGCCCCTGCACCTTCGTCTGGGGAAACTGCGACGACCCCACGCCACTGGTGAAAAAATATGTCCAATCGCTTGGCCTTCCCTGGCCCCAGCAGCCCGTGCGCATCGAGCTGGCGGGTAAGACCATCGCCGTCTATCACGGTCACGAGAGAGGCTTCGCCGTCGCCACGGAAATAGACCACGACTTTGACTACCTTTTCCATGGTCACACGCACAAGCGCGCCGACCGCCGCGTCGGAGAATGTCGAATCATCAACCCCGGCGCGCTCTATCGGGCGAACCCAAGAACGTGCGCACTACTGAACCTGGTCACAGATAAATTGGATTTCTTGAAACTTGACGAGGCTTGA
- a CDS encoding PQQ-like beta-propeller repeat protein translates to MFKMAHGGFVCVSRLTFIVAASALMGSSGEARGEGDWMQWGGPSRDFKVDCDNLAKKWPKDGPQKLWEIELGDGYSAVSSDGKLLYAMTTKRKQLEEKKWDLEGKEAIIALDAATGKTRWEYTYDANWEKDMQMDFGLGPHSTPLIVGDRLFAVGCMCMLNCLDKNTGELIWSKDLRKEYEAGTLAFGYSASPLAYKDTIILPVGGEGRGVIALKQSDGTLVWKNQDSNGTHASPLLIDIDGEQHVVIFADSGASGLNPADGSLIWNAPHKTQWDANICTPVWCKDNILFVSSAYGNGARGMKISKKDGKWSAEELWYNAKMKIHHGNAVVIGDYVYGSSGDFGPAFFASVNIHTGEFGFKKRGITKATCVYGDKKLIVLDEDGRLNLARVSPKKMKILSKCEACTKIAWTVPTLVDGTLYVRDRKVLKAFDVSDGKKTAVSVR, encoded by the coding sequence ATGTTCAAGATGGCCCATGGTGGTTTTGTTTGCGTTTCTCGGCTCACCTTTATTGTTGCTGCCTCTGCGTTGATGGGAAGCAGCGGCGAGGCTCGCGGTGAGGGCGACTGGATGCAATGGGGCGGCCCCAGCCGCGACTTTAAGGTTGACTGCGACAATCTGGCCAAGAAGTGGCCCAAGGACGGTCCGCAGAAGCTCTGGGAGATCGAGCTCGGGGATGGATACTCCGCCGTTTCATCTGATGGCAAGTTGCTTTACGCCATGACGACGAAGCGAAAGCAGCTTGAGGAGAAGAAGTGGGACCTGGAAGGCAAGGAAGCGATCATCGCGCTCGACGCCGCGACCGGCAAGACGCGCTGGGAGTACACCTACGACGCCAACTGGGAAAAGGACATGCAGATGGACTTCGGCCTCGGGCCGCATTCCACGCCGCTCATCGTTGGCGACCGACTGTTCGCCGTCGGGTGCATGTGCATGCTCAACTGTCTCGACAAGAACACCGGCGAATTGATCTGGTCGAAGGACCTCCGCAAGGAATACGAGGCCGGCACCCTGGCCTTCGGCTATAGTGCCAGCCCGTTGGCATATAAGGATACGATTATTCTGCCGGTCGGCGGCGAAGGCAGGGGCGTTATCGCCCTGAAGCAGTCCGACGGCACGCTCGTCTGGAAGAATCAGGATTCCAACGGCACCCATGCTTCGCCGCTCCTCATTGATATTGACGGGGAGCAACATGTCGTGATTTTCGCCGACAGCGGCGCGAGCGGACTTAATCCCGCCGACGGCTCGCTCATTTGGAATGCCCCACACAAGACGCAGTGGGACGCGAACATCTGCACGCCGGTCTGGTGCAAGGACAACATCCTCTTCGTCTCGTCGGCCTACGGGAACGGGGCCCGGGGAATGAAGATCAGCAAGAAGGACGGCAAATGGTCGGCGGAGGAGTTGTGGTACAACGCGAAGATGAAGATTCACCACGGTAACGCGGTGGTGATTGGCGACTATGTGTACGGCTCCAGCGGCGACTTCGGCCCGGCCTTCTTCGCGTCCGTGAATATTCATACGGGCGAGTTCGGCTTCAAGAAGCGCGGCATCACCAAGGCCACGTGTGTCTATGGCGACAAGAAGCTGATCGTCCTCGATGAGGACGGGCGACTGAATCTGGCGAGGGTCAGTCCGAAGAAGATGAAGATCCTCTCGAAGTGCGAGGCCTGCACCAAGATCGCATGGACCGTCCCCACGCTCGTGGACGGCACCCTTTACGTGCGGGATCGCAAGGTCCTTAAGGCCTTCGACGTCAGCGACGGCAAGAAGACGGCCGTATCGGTGCGCTGA
- a CDS encoding glutamate-5-semialdehyde dehydrogenase, which yields MERDIEKLAQRARSAAAALAGLSTATKNVCLTTMAGLIETNAAAIKEANALDLGAAREAGLGDAKIRRLTLTDAGIQQLAEGLRQVAALPDPVGQVTRDAAVPSGLRVRKVRCPIGVIMMIYEARPNVTIDAFALCFKSGNACILKGGREAANSNRILANLATQSLAKHDVSADSVTLLTTSDREEIKALLRLDQYIDLVIPRGGTELIRFVHEHSRIPMVQHFHGVCHIFVDESADLERAVNICATAKTSGPATCNAVEALLVHEKIAADFVPQLARRLAADGVELRGDETVQRLAPTAAAATDGDWGHEYLDLIVACRVVPDIAAAIEHIRRYGSNHTEAILSNNAAHQKRFVDEVHSSCVLVNASTRFNDGFQLGLGAEIGISTSKIHAYGPMGLEELTTQRYVVQGDWHSR from the coding sequence ATGGAGAGAGACATCGAAAAGCTCGCCCAGCGCGCCCGGTCGGCGGCCGCGGCTCTTGCCGGTCTTTCCACGGCGACGAAGAACGTCTGCCTCACGACAATGGCGGGTCTCATCGAGACTAATGCCGCTGCGATCAAGGAGGCCAACGCCCTCGATCTGGGTGCGGCGCGCGAGGCGGGACTGGGCGACGCCAAGATTCGCCGGCTGACATTGACCGACGCGGGCATCCAGCAGTTGGCCGAAGGCCTGAGACAGGTCGCCGCGCTACCTGACCCAGTCGGCCAGGTCACGCGCGACGCGGCGGTGCCGAGCGGCCTTCGCGTGCGCAAGGTTCGATGCCCGATCGGCGTGATCATGATGATCTACGAGGCCCGGCCGAACGTGACGATCGACGCATTTGCCCTGTGCTTCAAGAGCGGCAACGCCTGCATCCTCAAGGGCGGCCGCGAGGCGGCAAACTCGAATCGGATACTGGCGAATCTGGCGACGCAGTCGCTTGCGAAGCATGACGTGAGTGCCGATTCGGTGACACTTCTGACGACCTCGGATCGGGAGGAGATCAAGGCCTTGCTGCGGCTCGATCAGTACATCGACCTGGTCATTCCGCGCGGCGGGACGGAGCTGATCCGGTTCGTGCACGAACACTCGCGCATCCCGATGGTGCAGCATTTCCACGGCGTCTGTCACATCTTCGTCGATGAGTCGGCGGACCTGGAGAGAGCCGTGAACATCTGTGCGACGGCCAAGACCAGCGGTCCGGCGACGTGCAATGCGGTGGAGGCCCTGCTCGTTCACGAGAAGATCGCCGCCGACTTTGTTCCGCAGCTTGCCCGGCGACTGGCCGCCGACGGCGTCGAGCTGCGCGGCGATGAAACGGTGCAGAGACTCGCGCCGACGGCCGCGGCGGCGACCGACGGGGACTGGGGACATGAATACCTTGATTTGATTGTTGCGTGCCGCGTCGTGCCGGACATCGCCGCGGCCATCGAGCACATCCGTCGCTACGGGTCGAATCACACCGAGGCGATTCTCTCGAACAACGCAGCGCATCAGAAGCGCTTCGTTGACGAGGTGCATTCATCCTGCGTGCTGGTGAACGCCTCGACGCGGTTTAACGACGGATTTCAACTCGGCCTCGGCGCGGAGATCGGCATCAGCACGAGCAAGATCCACGCATATGGCCCGATGGGACTCGAGGAACTGACCACGCAGCGCTACGTGGTGCAGGGGGATTGGCACAGCCGATGA